Below is a genomic region from Brassica oleracea var. oleracea cultivar TO1000 chromosome C9, BOL, whole genome shotgun sequence.
AAAAAAAAATCATGGGTGGTGATTTCTCGGTGGAAAAAAAGTAAATTTAAATTTTTAAGGGACATTTGCTACAATAACTTTAAAAATATAGAAAATAGCTAAAATAACCTATATAGATATTTCAAGATTTTCTAAAGACACTTTTACTATATTACCCTTAAGTACATAATTTATTTTATTGATTCTACCATATAAAATTAAAAGAATTAATTTCCTAAAAAAATAAATCAAAATTCGAATTTAATTAAATGAAAATAATATTAAAGATAAATATAACATTAAGAGCAACATTGATTGCTCTTACAGAAATGGAAACCGTATCTGTCAAAAAAAGAAAATTAACATTTGAAAAATCACCATTGTTACACATTTATCTTCCTAAAGCATGAGGTTAATACAATTCTATGACCATTATTATATCAGTTCTAGAATTTATAATATCATTCCATAGATAACATTGTTCTATGTTTTGTTTCTAATATTAATAACCTTTTTGTAGATCTATTTACTTTAAAAAGTATACAAAAGGAATTTCAGGATTGAATATCTACAAATATCAAGGTAGCTGAAACAAATTTGTATATGCAGAAGATAAAAAAAAAACATAATGCCTTTCAAATTTTGGTAGACTAAAAGCTTCGCACTAATAGACGTTTATGGTAAACTAAAAATCGGTAGACATATATTTGTTTGCAAAACCTATAGATTAGTTTGTTGTCTGCTCATAATAGGTAGATTACCATATTACGTATACACGTATAATAGACTTTACATCTGAATTTGGTAGACTTGTACGATGGCTACATAGTGTCTACATGATTTTACAAATATGAAATTTGAAACCTGTAGATTAGTTTGTTGTCTGCTCATAGTAGTTAGATTAGCATAAAGTCTACACATGTGTAGCAGACTTTACATGTGCATTTGGTAGACTTACATTATGACTACATGTTTCTATAGACATGACATTTGAAATCTGTAGATTAGTTTGTTGTCTTCTTATAATCAGTAGATAAGGAAAAGATCTACATGTGTATAACATAATTTACATTAGAATTTGGTAGACTTACATATTGATTACGTGTTTCTACAAACATGATATTCCTTATATGTAGATTACTTTGTTGTCTACCGATAATTGACATACTAGAGTAGTGTCTGCTAATAATTGGTGGATTAACATTAAGTCCACACGTGTATACCAGATTTTACATGTTATTTTTGCAAACTTGTATTTTGTCTTTGAAATATTAGTAGACTTTCATAAAGTCTACATGATTGGTTGACTTGCCTGATGTCTACATGTTTTAGTAGACTAGATATCAATCGGCAGATTTATATTATATCTACATGTTTTGGTAGACTATATATCAATCGCAGATTTGTATTATATCTACATGTTATTCGTAATTTCATAGACTAGATGATTTTATCATTGGTAGATAACACTAACAAAATAACGAAAAGCACAAAAAATATAGAGACGGTTTCATTATTCAACTCGTTCGTTATCTAAAGATAATGAGAATAACATTAGTAACATGAGTTTATGGAAGAGAAGAATAATAAGAGGAAAATTCAAATTCTAAATCCTTACTCACTTCGACAAAGTCCTAACTCTAACTTGCTTGCAATATCCAAACTTTGTCTGCAACTTCACCTCGAAAACAAGTCATATGACAAAGGAAAAAGAGGTAAGATTGATATATCAAATTTCTTTATTTTAATAAGATTAATCATAAATAAATTTGATTTTGATAAAGTAAATTAGGAAAGTGCATAATTACTCATATTATTATTTTTGATTTTTTTGTAGGAATAAAAATTTATATCAAGTTTTAAAAGGGTAGTTTCGGGATTATTAAAGTTAATTAATGATTTATAGATTATGTGAGTAATAACAAATTTGATGGGTTACTCTGGTTATTTCTTATAATATGTAGGTTAGTTTGGGTAATTTTTTCAATTTTTAATTGTTATTTATTTTTGGAAAATCTCAATCTATTTCATGTGCTAGCTAAGGTTGTCTCACTTTCCTCTTATGAGTCATGAGTTTCTTGTCTTCATCTTTCTCTTAATAAAGTTACTTGTCTCTTCAATTTTCAGTTGAAATCTTGAACCCTTCTTATAACTCAAACCATAACTTGACTTCCTGATTTGAGAGATCAAGCAAAGCTATCACGGTGCGTTCCCTCCGTCAATGGACAAAGCTTCTCCTGCAGTAGCTGCTGTACCATTCAGACCGTTCCCTGATCCTAAGCTGGAATTCGCCGGAATCAGAAGCTATTGCAGCACTTCGCTGCCGGAAAGTACGTGCTCCGGCGAGGAATCAATGAAAGATTCGTCCTTTATTAAGATCAACAACATGAGGCAGGGTTCTACTACTTCATCATCATCTCGTTTAGCTGACGTTACCGTGGATATCTCCGCCGGAGAAGAAATCAACGGCTCGGATGAGTTTGATCCGAGATCGACGGCTCAGAGCGAGAAGAGAGTGCTCAGCAGAACAGAGAGTAGAAGCTTGTTCGAGTTCAAGAGCGTGCCTTTGTACGGAGTGACTTCGATCTGCGGAAGACGATCGGAGATGGAAGATTCCGTCTCGGCGATTCCTAGATTCCTTCAAGTTTCGCTGCTCGATTGTGGTCGGGTCGCTAACGGGCTTAATCCTCACTCGAGTGCTCACTTCTTCGGTGTTTACGACGGACACGGCGGTTCTCAGGTAAACCGGATTGCAATTAGATCTGTGTTTCTTCTTTGATTTTGATCGGTTCTTTTGTGTGTGTGTATAGGTGGCGGATTATTGCCGTGAGAGGATGCATTTGGCGTTGACGGAGGAGATATTGAAGGAGAAGCCGGAGTTTTGCGACGGTGACACGTGGCAAGAGAAGTGGAAGAGAGCTTTGTTCAGCTCTTTTATGAGAGTTGACTTGGAGCTTGACTTTGTCCCCGAAACTGTGGGGTCCACTTCTGTGGTCGCCGTTGTCTTTCCGACGCATATCTTCGTCTCTAACTGCGGCGACTCCAGAGCGGTTCTGTGCCGCGGCAAAACGCCACTCGCGTTATCCGTCGATCACAAAGTAAGTAATACACTATGGCGTATTCAATATTGGGTGACAATAATCAATTGGGTTATATGTCATTACTCGGTTCTTAAGCTAATAACAAAACTTCACTTGGATAAATTATGTTCTTTTGTTATGTAAATGTTCTTTATTAGCGTTTGGCTCTACATTTTATGTGTAGCCGGATAGAGAAGATGAAGCGGCTAGGATAGAAGTAGCTGGTGGAAAAGTAATCCAGTGGAACGGAGCTCGTGTTTTCGGTGTGCTCGCCATGTCAAGATCCATCGGTAAGGCTTCACATTCTCTGGTACTCTTGTTTTCTTGGTTATTTTGATAGTTCCCTTATGTTATAAATCGTTTGCAAAGCAGGCGATAAATACCTAAAACCATCGGTGATCCCTGATCCGGACGTGACTTCAATCCGGCGAGTCAAAGAAGACGACTGTCTCATCTTAGCAAGTGACGGTCTTTGGGACGTGATGACCAACGAAGAAGTGTGTGACATGGCTCGGAAACGGATATTGTTATGGCACAAGAAGAATGCCATGGCGGGGGATGCTTTGCTGCCGGCGGAGAAAAGAGGAGAAGGAAAAGATCCGGCGGCAATGTCGGCGGCAGAGTATTTGTCGAAGATGGCTCTGCAAAGAGGAAGCAAAGACAACATAAGTGTAATAGTGGTTGATTTGAAGGGAATAAGAAAATTCAAGAGCAAAGCCTTGAACTGAATTAGAAGGTTTGGAAGTAATAAAGAAAAAAACGTTTTGATGGTGGGTAAAAAAATCTCTTTAAAAGCAAAACAAAAACAGGTAATAACAATATTATTAATTGTTTGTAATATTAATTTTCTAGTTATTTTTATTTATTTACTTTGCTATCTTCCCACCATTATTTAATTTTTTTTACTGACATGAATATGTATATATGATGAGATCATGTAGCTTCAAAACAAAAATCCCTTGTTATCGGGGTTTATTGTAATATCGCTCATATGTTAAGAGCTAGATTTATTTATCTTTAGTTTTTATTAGCATCTTTGGAAAGGGTATATGCAATGGTGTGTTCCGACATGAGTCTGAGATTTATGTATATACTAGGTGTTATGCCCGCACCCTGTGCGGACATAAGAACATGATCGGTGCACACCATGTGTTCTCTCTCGGTCCGTAACTCATGAGAGAGAACACAGTAACGTCAGTATGAAGAGGCATATATTGTGTGTATGTATAATTGCAACGTCATAAAATATTTTGTGTGCTTATGAAGATATTTTCATTCAAAAAATGGAATAAATAGTGTATAGTTTTAGAAGTAACAGATTTTATATTATCATTAATTAGAATTGTATTGTATATGTTTCGTAATTCTTTATTTTAGGTGATTAATATTATTTTTCCATAAATAATAAACAAAAATTTATGTAGACATATTAAAAGAAAATATAATAAAAATCAAAATATTATCCATAAATAATATAAATTATGAAGTACATTTNNNNNNNNNNNNNNNNNNNNNNNNNNNNNNNNNNNNNNNNNNNNNNNNNNNNNNNNNNNNNNNNNNNNNNNNNNNNNNNNNNNNNNNNNNNNNNNNNNNNNNNNNNNNNNNNNNNNNNNNNNNNNNNNNNNNNNNNNNNNNNNNNNNNNNNNNNNNNNNNNNNNNNNNNNNNNNNNNNNNNNNNNNNNNNNNNNNNNNNNNNNNNNNNNNNNNNNNNNNNNNNNNNCAAGTAATCCATATTAGAAAGGTAAGTTATTAAAAACAAACAACCTAATTAGTAGGGATGGGCACTTGACCCGATATCCGAAGTGGCACCCGAACCCGATCCAAAAATGCATGTCAAGTTTTTTATTTAAAAAATTAACAAAAAATTACATCCAATTTTTTTTAAAAAATAACTAAATTAATGCATTTTTAGTTTTAAATCTTTATGCCTAAATCTATTAACCATTCAATCTATTAAAAAAAAAAATAGTTAACTGAAAGTTATATTTTTAAATATAAGAAACTTGAGAAATGAAAATGTTAATTTTTTTTTTTCAAAATCTAAATATCCGAACCCGATCTGAAATAACCGAATCNNNNNNNNNNNNNNNNNNNNNNNNNNNNNNNNNNNNNNNNNNNNNNNNNNNNNNNNNNNNNNNNNNNNNNNNNNNNNNNNNNNNNNNNNNNNNNNNNNNNNNNNNNNNNNNNNNNNNNNNNNNNNNNNNNNNNNNNNNNNNNNNNNNNNNNNNNNNNNNNNNNNNNNNNNNNNNNNNNNNNNNNNNNNNNNNNNNNNNNNNNNNNNNNNNNNNNNNNNNNNNNNNNNNNNNNNNNNNNNNNNNNNNNNNNNNNNNNNNNNNNNNNNNNNNNNNNNNNNNNNNNNNNNNNNNNNNNNNNNNNNNNNNNNNNNNNNNNNNNNNNNNNNNNNNNNNNNNNNNNNNNNNNNNNNNNNNNNNNNNNNNNNNNNNNNNNNNNNNNNNNNNNNNNNNNNNNNNNNNNNNNNNNNNNNNNNNNNNNNNNNNNNNNNNNNNNNNNNNNNNNNNNNNNNNNNNNNNNNNNNNNNNNNNNNNNNNNNNNNNNNNNNNNNNNNNNNNNNNNNNNNNNNNNNNNNNNNNNNNNNNNNNNNNNNNNNNNNNNNNNNNNNNNNNNNNNNNNNNNNNNNNNNNNNNNNNNNNNNNNNNNNNNNNNNNNNNNNNNNNNNNNNNNNNNNNNNNNNNNNNNNNNNNNNNNNNNNNNNNNNNNNNNNNNNNNNNNNNNN
It encodes:
- the LOC106313091 gene encoding protein phosphatase 2C 77 codes for the protein MDKASPAVAAVPFRPFPDPKLEFAGIRSYCSTSLPESTCSGEESMKDSSFIKINNMRQGSTTSSSSRLADVTVDISAGEEINGSDEFDPRSTAQSEKRVLSRTESRSLFEFKSVPLYGVTSICGRRSEMEDSVSAIPRFLQVSLLDCGRVANGLNPHSSAHFFGVYDGHGGSQVADYCRERMHLALTEEILKEKPEFCDGDTWQEKWKRALFSSFMRVDLELDFVPETVGSTSVVAVVFPTHIFVSNCGDSRAVLCRGKTPLALSVDHKPDREDEAARIEVAGGKVIQWNGARVFGVLAMSRSIGDKYLKPSVIPDPDVTSIRRVKEDDCLILASDGLWDVMTNEEVCDMARKRILLWHKKNAMAGDALLPAEKRGEGKDPAAMSAAEYLSKMALQRGSKDNISVIVVDLKGIRKFKSKALN